One stretch of Nicotiana tabacum cultivar K326 chromosome 18, ASM71507v2, whole genome shotgun sequence DNA includes these proteins:
- the LOC107770395 gene encoding uncharacterized protein LOC107770395: MILRENALLDEIKVGSILDKKKSIINCFSNIAIKGHFEFKVVRSSSRRYSLKCNDDRCGWCVCAFRIKDSTLFKIVKIEKNHDCSVNTMKANQRHATSKLISGYIIDNLRDPRFEVTLAFVMVEMQKLHGLDIGYHKAWCAIQLASALIRGTPEENYELLSSYLYMMRSKNPGTYTNIKIDDNNRFLYMFYAYRSSISGWNHCRLVIAIDATFLKSKFRGVLIISVSKDANNQIFSLAFGIAESENNNSYEWYFSQLRNAIRSRENLIFLSDKHQAIAYGIAKVYLESHHGICIYQLKQNLKRRKVKSEVIKLFQSAARVYRCKEFDLYMSDISKVDKKTYDYLMEEPPERSKEEELKKKRDLTFTLNVFHVDSWRSRVEEEGITFLVDLNKTTCDCFQFQFDELSCIHAIASIEKRNIKKSNFCSHGYLKESWVKTYERQIHPVGHTNSWIVPESVKSQIVKPLDFKVTESSKITCKCGRC, from the exons ATGATATTAAGAGAAAATGCTTTGTTGGATGAAATAAAAGTGGGATCAATATTGGACAAAAAGAAGAGTATAATTAACTGTTTTTCAAATATAGCAATTAAAGGACATTTTGAATTCAAGGTTGTTAGATCAAGCTCAAGAAGATATTCGTTGAAATGCAATGATGATAGGTGTGGGTGGTGTGTGTGTGCTTTCAGAATTAAAGATTCAACACTGTTCAAGATAGTAAAGAttgagaaaaatcatgactgcTCTGTTAACACTATGAAAGCTAATCAAAGGCATGCAACTTCAAAGTTGATTAGTGGTTACATTATCGACAATCTTCGAGACCCAAGGTTTGAAGTTACACTAGCTTTTGTCATGGTAGAAATGCAAAAATTGCATGGACTAGACATTGGGTATCACAAGGCGTGGTGTGCTATTCAACTTGCTTCCGCTTTAATAAGAGGAACTCCTGAAGAGAATTATGAGTTATTGTCTTCATACTTGTATATGATGAGAAGTAAAAACCCGGGAACATATACTAACATAAAGATAGACGACAACAATAG gtttctttatatgttttatgcatatAGATCATCAATATCTGGTTGGAATCATTGTAGACTAGTGATTGCTATTGATGCAACGTTTTTGAAGTCAAAATTTCGTGGTGTTTTAATAATTTCAGTTTCAAAGGATGCAAATAACCAAATTTTCTCACTAGCCTTTGGAATAGCAGAATCTGAAAATAATAATTCCTATGAGTGGTACTTTAGTCAGCTTCGCAATGCAATTAGGAGCCgtgagaatttaatttttttatcagacAAGCATCAAGCTATTGCATATGGCATTGCAAAGGTATATCTTGAAAGCCATCATGGGATTTGTATCTATCAGTTGAAGCAGAACCTAAAGCGAAGGAAAGTGAAAAGTGAAGTCATAAAACTTTTTCAAAGTGCTGCAAGAGTATACAGGTGCAAAGAATTTGATCTATACATGTCAGATATATCAAAAGTAGATAAGAAGACTTATGACTACTTGATGGAAGAACCACCGGAAAG AAGCAAGGAG gaggaattgaagaaaaagagagaTTTAACATTTACTTTGAAT GTCTTCCATGTTGATTCATGGCGTtctagagttgaagaagaaggaatAACTTTCTTGGTGGACTTAAACAAAACAACATGTGACTGTTTTCAGTTTCAATTTGATGAATTATCATGCATACATGCAATTGCATCTATCGAGAAGAGAAACATCAAGAAGTCTAACTTTTGCTCGCATGGGTACTTAAAGGAATCTTGGGTGAAAACATATGAAAGACAAATACATCCTGTAGGACATACTAATTCTTGGATTGTACCAGAGAGTGTTAAGTCACAAATTGTTAAACCTCTAGATTTCAAAGTCACCgagtcatcaaaaataacatgcaAATGTGGTCGTTGCTGA